Part of the Cereibacter sphaeroides 2.4.1 genome, AAGCCATTGCCGGCAAGAAGAAATAAGGGGCGCTGAGACATGGCACGTGACAAGACCCGCATGAAGCGCAAGGAACGCAAGAACATCGCCGCCGGCGTTGCTCATGTGAACTCCTCGTTCAACAACACCAAGATCCTGATCTCCGACGTGCAGGGCAACGCGATCTCCTGGTCGTCGGCCGGCACCATGGGCTTCAAGGGCTCGCGGAAATCGACGCCCTACGCGGCGCAGATGGCCGCCGAGGACGCCGCCAAGAAGGCTCAGGACCACGGCATGAAGACCATCGAGGTCGAAGTGCAGGGCCCGGGTTCGGGGCGCGAATCGGCGCTCCGCGCGCTGGCCGCCGCCGGCCTCAACATCACCTCGATTCGCGACGTGACGCCGATGGCGCACAACGGCTGCCGTCCGCCGAAACGCCGTCGCGTCTGACCGCACATCCATTGGGTCGGGCCGCGCCATCCGGTGCGGCCCGATCGACTTGTTCAGATCCTCGGGCGTTGCCGGCTTACGGACATGGGCTGGCGACAGGTATGGAGGCAAACGCATGA contains:
- the rpsK gene encoding 30S ribosomal protein S11 is translated as MARDKTRMKRKERKNIAAGVAHVNSSFNNTKILISDVQGNAISWSSAGTMGFKGSRKSTPYAAQMAAEDAAKKAQDHGMKTIEVEVQGPGSGRESALRALAAAGLNITSIRDVTPMAHNGCRPPKRRRV